In Campylobacter concisus, one genomic interval encodes:
- a CDS encoding 2,3,4,5-tetrahydropyridine-2,6-carboxylate N-succinyltransferase, which translates to MSKEFKDANDFKEFFEEFRKKDGYKDPLAFGIARIDRGQKNTDKILQATFAVVNYKESFLSAAAYIYALQKCDVKVDFNGSEFVADLTPKVVKKASKLFSVFEKEISSHKNVQNLHAVKIAFDDDLELNENKFKLVFLFDDAKPLSVEAVYLKLYLISLGKVAPRTIVLDGAFGALPNVAWTSQNTPIELEWLRENEISLKMFGEYPAIVSVDKFPRFLSHIIPADNTRILDSAKVRMGAAVYPGTVVMPGAAYINFNAGTTGGVMVEGRVSSSVVVGEGSDVGGGASILGVLSGTNGNPVSIGKHCLLGANSVTGVPLGDNCIVDAGIAVLEGTKVYISASEREKLAKLNPEFKFEAEIYKALELGGLNGLHFRQNSQTGQITASASKRAIKLNEALH; encoded by the coding sequence ATGTCTAAAGAGTTTAAAGATGCAAATGATTTTAAGGAATTTTTTGAAGAATTTAGAAAAAAAGATGGCTATAAAGATCCGCTTGCTTTTGGTATCGCTAGGATCGATCGTGGACAAAAAAATACAGATAAAATTTTGCAAGCGACTTTTGCTGTTGTAAATTACAAAGAGAGCTTTTTAAGCGCAGCTGCTTATATTTATGCTTTGCAAAAATGTGATGTTAAAGTTGATTTTAATGGCTCTGAATTTGTAGCCGATCTTACTCCAAAAGTGGTGAAAAAAGCTAGTAAGCTCTTTAGTGTCTTTGAAAAAGAGATAAGCTCTCATAAAAATGTACAAAATTTACATGCCGTAAAAATAGCATTTGATGACGATCTTGAACTAAATGAGAATAAATTTAAACTTGTATTTTTGTTTGATGATGCAAAACCACTTAGCGTGGAGGCCGTATATCTCAAGCTTTATTTGATATCGCTTGGCAAGGTCGCACCTAGGACGATTGTACTTGATGGAGCCTTTGGTGCGTTACCAAATGTTGCATGGACTAGCCAAAATACGCCAATTGAGCTTGAATGGCTAAGAGAAAATGAAATTTCTCTAAAGATGTTTGGCGAATATCCAGCGATCGTTAGCGTCGATAAATTCCCAAGATTTTTAAGTCACATCATCCCAGCTGATAATACGAGAATTTTAGACTCAGCCAAGGTTCGCATGGGCGCTGCCGTGTATCCTGGCACAGTCGTTATGCCAGGTGCTGCCTATATTAACTTTAACGCAGGTACAACCGGTGGGGTGATGGTTGAAGGTAGAGTTAGTAGCTCTGTCGTAGTTGGCGAGGGTAGTGACGTAGGTGGCGGAGCTAGCATACTTGGCGTGCTAAGTGGCACAAATGGCAACCCTGTAAGCATCGGCAAACACTGCTTGCTTGGGGCAAACTCAGTTACGGGCGTGCCTCTTGGCGATAACTGCATCGTGGATGCTGGCATAGCAGTGCTTGAGGGCACAAAAGTCTATATATCAGCTAGCGAGCGCGAAAAGCTAGCCAAACTAAATCCAGAGTTTAAATTTGAAGCTGAAATTTACAAAGCGCTTGAGCTTGGTGGGCTAAATGGACTTCATTTTAGACAAAATAGCCAAACAGGCCAGATCACTGCAAGTGCGAGCAAAAGGGCGATCAAGCTAAATGAGGCACTTCATTAA
- a CDS encoding cytochrome-c oxidase, translating to MKILSLLTALLFGAVCGFANDGKVRSIDIYVTPYYSANAGKVEYVKVYDKIDELLKSGKEEDFKKAEKIVQDAPQMVSPITLFVLSARAYDLGLRDDAVFWFYAAKNRAILLRGVIDMEGEKFTDVVAAIGAFMKLVGDVVNPYAFCDIKKQQEIADKALGWTKKNAYEAMFSPEFSSPHEDRKAVLAKGIEKLEARNKKEKDYFLDKDNLANFKAMRKQNGTDEKFCF from the coding sequence ATGAAAATTTTATCACTGCTTACGGCGCTACTTTTTGGAGCGGTATGTGGCTTTGCAAATGACGGCAAAGTAAGAAGTATCGACATCTACGTCACGCCTTACTACTCAGCAAATGCTGGCAAGGTGGAGTACGTCAAGGTCTATGACAAGATAGATGAGCTTTTAAAAAGTGGCAAAGAAGAGGACTTTAAAAAGGCTGAAAAGATCGTGCAAGACGCCCCACAAATGGTCTCTCCGATAACTCTTTTTGTCCTTTCAGCTCGCGCATACGATCTTGGACTTCGCGATGATGCGGTATTTTGGTTTTATGCGGCAAAAAATCGCGCGATCTTGCTAAGAGGCGTTATAGACATGGAGGGCGAGAAATTTACTGACGTGGTGGCCGCGATAGGGGCGTTTATGAAGCTTGTTGGCGACGTGGTCAATCCTTATGCATTTTGCGATATCAAAAAGCAACAAGAGATCGCTGATAAAGCGCTTGGATGGACTAAGAAAAATGCCTATGAAGCGATGTTCTCGCCAGAATTTAGCTCGCCTCACGAAGATAGAAAAGCAGTCCTTGCAAAAGGCATAGAAAAGCTAGAAGCCCGCAATAAAAAAGAGAAAGATTACTTTTTAGATAAAGATAATCTTGCTAACTTTAAAGCTATGCGCAAGCAAAATGGCACTGATGAGAAATTTTGCTTCTAA
- a CDS encoding sodium:proton antiporter has product MLNKEEVLNRLKGVIYPGFEKDIVSFGFVKNVEIGEKILIDVEIVSSSSDVANELKTDIKRVMGSNEYVLNLIQPKMPEEKSNTQSGKNIAPQVKNFVMVSSGKGGVGKSTTTLNLAISMAKLGKKVGILDADIYGPNIPRMLGEVNTQPQVVGNKLKPILSHGVEMMSMGVLMEEGMSLIWRGSMIMKAIEQLLKDVLWSELDVLFLDMPPGTGDAQLTLAQSVPVTAGVCVTTPQVVALDDSKRALDMFEKLHIPIAGVIENMSGFICPDNGKEYDIFGKGTTEEVAKAYNTQILAEIPIEPAVRVGGDNGKPVSFYEPNSVTAKRYESAAARLWEVIENINSDGGVDNSAIQPVNDGKSACSK; this is encoded by the coding sequence ATGTTAAATAAAGAAGAGGTCTTAAATAGACTAAAAGGTGTTATTTATCCTGGTTTTGAAAAAGATATAGTTAGCTTTGGCTTTGTAAAAAATGTTGAAATAGGCGAGAAAATTTTGATCGATGTCGAGATAGTTAGCTCAAGCTCTGATGTGGCAAACGAGTTAAAAACGGATATCAAACGTGTCATGGGCTCAAATGAGTATGTGCTAAATTTGATCCAGCCAAAGATGCCTGAAGAAAAAAGTAACACTCAAAGTGGCAAAAACATCGCACCGCAAGTTAAAAATTTCGTAATGGTAAGCTCAGGTAAAGGCGGCGTTGGTAAATCAACCACGACTCTAAATTTAGCCATCTCAATGGCAAAACTAGGCAAAAAGGTTGGAATTTTGGACGCTGACATCTACGGACCAAACATCCCAAGAATGCTTGGCGAGGTAAATACTCAGCCGCAAGTAGTAGGCAACAAACTAAAACCAATACTCAGTCACGGCGTCGAGATGATGAGCATGGGCGTTTTGATGGAAGAAGGCATGAGTCTTATTTGGAGAGGTTCGATGATTATGAAAGCGATCGAACAGCTGTTAAAAGACGTGCTTTGGAGCGAGCTTGATGTCTTGTTTCTTGACATGCCTCCAGGAACGGGTGACGCACAGCTAACTCTAGCTCAAAGCGTGCCAGTAACGGCAGGCGTCTGCGTCACAACACCACAAGTGGTAGCGCTTGACGATAGTAAACGTGCGCTTGATATGTTTGAGAAGCTTCACATCCCAATCGCTGGCGTCATCGAAAATATGAGTGGTTTCATCTGCCCAGATAATGGCAAAGAGTACGACATCTTTGGCAAAGGTACGACTGAAGAGGTGGCAAAAGCTTATAACACTCAAATTTTAGCTGAAATCCCTATCGAACCAGCTGTTCGCGTGGGTGGCGATAATGGCAAGCCAGTTAGCTTTTACGAGCCAAACTCAGTCACTGCAAAACGCTACGAGAGTGCGGCTGCTAGACTTTGGGAAGTGATAGAAAATATAAATAGTGATGGCGGAGTTGATAACTCAGCGATCCAACCAGTAAATGACGGCAAAAGTGCTTGCTCGAAGTAA